The following are encoded in a window of Ranitomeya variabilis isolate aRanVar5 chromosome 8, aRanVar5.hap1, whole genome shotgun sequence genomic DNA:
- the LOC143788379 gene encoding keratin, type II cytoskeletal 7-like isoform X1 has protein sequence MKIIILFVLSSLSLRAAESEDEFLKDVLEVGSLEQKKKVLETKWTLLQEQREQIKRARPQTGSLEPIFEQYINNLRRRLDELLRNRISLRYDFKSRNEHDIHKRAASEIELVDKTNAFSADVGLEIKVEFLTDEINFLRRLYDMELTVLKASNSDTSKKSGAEAASVYQDKIKELQASADQQGDALLSSKKEISKLNRKLQKHQAEIEDVKNQIFVAEAQDMDVVALKGALANLAELDAAQQNNKRELARRRTDYEELLKVKITLEIDIDLYKYLAQEEKIRTF, from the exons ATGAAGATCATCATACTCTTTGTACTGTCCAGTCTCAGCCTCCGTGCAG CCGAGTCAGAAGACGAGTTCTTAAAGGATGTGTTAGAG GTAGGTTCCCTGGAGCAAAAAAAGAAGGTACTTGAAACTAAATGGACTCTTCTGCAAGAACAAAGAGAACAAATCAAGAGAGCGAGACCCCAAACGGGAAGCTTGGAACCTATATTTGAGCAATATATTAACAACTTAAGGAGAAGACTGGATGAATTACTTAGAAATAGAATAAGTTTGAGGTATGATTTTAAAAGCAG aaatgaacATGACATTCACAAGAGAGCGGCCTCCGAAATTGAGCTTGTT GATAAGACTAATGCCTTCTCGGCTGACGTTGGCCTTGAAATCAAGGTTGAATTTCTGACTGACGAAATCAACTTCCTTAGGAGACTATACGATATG GAATTGACAGTACTCAaagcttcaaattcagacacctcCAAAAAAAGTGGAGCAGAAGCTGCGTCTGTGTACCAAGACAAG ATTAAAGAATTGCAAGCCTCTGCCGACCAACAAGGTGATGCTCTGCTCAGCAGCAAGAAGGAGATCTCTAAACTTAACCGCAAACTTCAGAAGCATCAAGCTGAAATTGAAGATGTGAAGAACCAG ATATTTGTTGCTGAAGCACAAGACATGGATGTGGTTGCCCTGAAAGGTGCCCTTGCAAATCTGGCAGAATTGGACGCTGCTCAACAGAACAATAAACGAGAGCTGGCACGTCGGCGCACTGATTACGAAGAGCTGTTGAAGGTCAAAATAACCCTGGAGATAGATATTGACTTGTACAAGTACCTGGCACAAGAAGAGAAGATTAG AACCTTTTAA
- the LOC143788379 gene encoding keratin, type II cytoskeletal 7-like isoform X2 codes for MKIIILFVLSSLSLRAAESEDEFLKDVLEVGSLEQKKKVLETKWTLLQEQREQIKRARPQTGSLEPIFEQYINNLRRRLDELLRNRISLRNEHDIHKRAASEIELVDKTNAFSADVGLEIKVEFLTDEINFLRRLYDMELTVLKASNSDTSKKSGAEAASVYQDKIKELQASADQQGDALLSSKKEISKLNRKLQKHQAEIEDVKNQIFVAEAQDMDVVALKGALANLAELDAAQQNNKRELARRRTDYEELLKVKITLEIDIDLYKYLAQEEKIRTF; via the exons ATGAAGATCATCATACTCTTTGTACTGTCCAGTCTCAGCCTCCGTGCAG CCGAGTCAGAAGACGAGTTCTTAAAGGATGTGTTAGAG GTAGGTTCCCTGGAGCAAAAAAAGAAGGTACTTGAAACTAAATGGACTCTTCTGCAAGAACAAAGAGAACAAATCAAGAGAGCGAGACCCCAAACGGGAAGCTTGGAACCTATATTTGAGCAATATATTAACAACTTAAGGAGAAGACTGGATGAATTACTTAGAAATAGAATAAGTTTGAG aaatgaacATGACATTCACAAGAGAGCGGCCTCCGAAATTGAGCTTGTT GATAAGACTAATGCCTTCTCGGCTGACGTTGGCCTTGAAATCAAGGTTGAATTTCTGACTGACGAAATCAACTTCCTTAGGAGACTATACGATATG GAATTGACAGTACTCAaagcttcaaattcagacacctcCAAAAAAAGTGGAGCAGAAGCTGCGTCTGTGTACCAAGACAAG ATTAAAGAATTGCAAGCCTCTGCCGACCAACAAGGTGATGCTCTGCTCAGCAGCAAGAAGGAGATCTCTAAACTTAACCGCAAACTTCAGAAGCATCAAGCTGAAATTGAAGATGTGAAGAACCAG ATATTTGTTGCTGAAGCACAAGACATGGATGTGGTTGCCCTGAAAGGTGCCCTTGCAAATCTGGCAGAATTGGACGCTGCTCAACAGAACAATAAACGAGAGCTGGCACGTCGGCGCACTGATTACGAAGAGCTGTTGAAGGTCAAAATAACCCTGGAGATAGATATTGACTTGTACAAGTACCTGGCACAAGAAGAGAAGATTAG AACCTTTTAA